CaggtcttagttatcaaatagaaatgttcaattagagagttttgattgaagtttccagagctatagctttttgcgattgcaaaatttcaattttagagaggacttgtgtgcaaattctcctaacttaacttggctccattaccagctgctttacggaaaatgagcccacaaagtccgggctcgagagagcggcagaaataaagcctatgattttagcagatactaaaagatatgaaggcCTTAGccaagtccatgacattcagaaatactttgatgaaataaagtgttagagtagtttgctctgtatgccgcacttgtcaccattgtatcggttttctgacggttttgtatgcggttttcggttttggcggAATTTTcttgcggttttggatgattttttcttcggttttgcggtttctaatacaccccaatgtcccccaCATAAATAGATCgcttaaggacggcgcctactaattaaagatatttttgccccggtgtgtgattatgcaggaaatgtagatcttaacaagtgttattgaaatccaaaaagaaaattgggggtaaccacgcatttttcaaagatagttcatgagtaatatttgtaaaaagctttgaaatacaaagcaatgtatggcgtttcttctcaaattgaagcttaattatctctcaaaaatgcatggctacccccaattttctttttgggcaccaagagtacttactaagatttactttctccgtatagttttaagccgcgcaaaaatatccctgtattagtaagcatcggcgataggaaatccgagtatctggagatgcgcagaacgtatgcgcaataacaatagtaggcaccgtccttaaatactcGGATGTAAGACCGTTTAAGGATTTAAAGACCATAGTGGTTTTCTGCTGCCTACCCAACTTCCTAAACTCAAGGATATAGTAAGAAACAGCATCTTTAGTCAAGGCCGGCCAGGGTttttgggtatacggtatacaggGGCTTTTTAAATCGGGTGTACGGTATATTGTATATTGCAGCTTAAATACGGGTATTCGgtatatcactttctttgaatttcaggaaTACAGTTGGCCGACCCTGTTTAGTAGAAAGTTGATTTTTATTCTGATCAATAATAACAAATTTGGTTTTTGCCTATGGGCAAAGCGATCTTCTAAATGGCAAATtgggtgcttcgttttcgagtgttaagagcttcgttttcgagttgggattcggcttcgttttcgacttagGTGCTTACTTCGATTTCGACCTTTTGGGTACTTCGTTTTCGAGTTCTTGGTTTTCGATACTTCCCCTGCCTTAAGCTCTGAGAGCAGAATAAATAAGCCTGCTGGTTTAGTTAGATGTGCATCTTTACTGGCAGTAAGGCTCATATCTAAATCGTTGAGTATTCTTAAAGCAGGGCGTGATttcattttccgtttatttGTGATCAAAACAACGTGATATCACAGAGCTGAAAATAGAATGATTTTCGCTATGTATATTCAAAACTGCAACTGAACGAATCACTTTCCGCGCCTTCGCCCAGTAAACACAATTCTTCCAAACTGCTGTTTTCTTGTTCTGCTGTAATCTCTGTATTGTTTAAACGCAgtcttttaaattatttgcaaAAGGTAAGTTAAGTGCTCCATAGGAGCAATCAATTCTATCCGAACATCGCTACTTTGAAACAAAGCATTTATGGTCAGATTGTTAATCGAgatctggcctcggttgttcaagaggtggatagcgctatccacaggataaatcactatccagcggataaacactagcaaaaccaattgaagTATCCAGTGGATactgatttatccagtggatagcggtatccacccttcgaacaactcgGGGCCAGGTTGGCTCAAAAGATGCTCTTCTGTTTGCTAAGCTTACCAAAAAATATTCGTGTCACTATATCACTATATCTTAGAACTCGATTTAAAGATAAAAAATGCGTGCGTTTTGGTTAGAGTTACAGCTTGTTATAGTTTAATTCATGCTAAATATTCTGTATTAGTTTCACACTGTGACAAAGGAACGGAACCTAAGTGTATGTTTCTAGTACATTGAGGCAAAGAAAGTAATTTGTGAGGCACGGATCATTCCAAGAAAAAAGAGTATTTCCATTTTGTTATTCGTGTTTCTTTTATtcccctttttttaaaatcagactGCAGATTGTATTCTTTGGTCGCGCTCTAATTACTATGCTGTGTCTTTCTGAGTGACTCACCGACGAAAAAGGTCAGTAATTTTCAAGTTCGTCCTAATGATTGTAAATACTTTAATACTTCAAGAGTATTGAAACTAGCGCTGTGTGCTTGACTATACTGGTTCGCCAATGGCTGTAATTAAAATTCAGAGCGAATAAACAATATCATAGGCCTGCAGGCTTTAGAAAACAACTGTAACGCCTGTTTGAATTGAACAAAAGTTTCAGGCGCGTTACAGTTAAAGTACTACTataatcaaaaaatcatttccttttttcttcacattttcagtgtgtttgcttaacacctcaCTGGAAACATTTTGAGCTTCGatatttatccaaaggctgtttactttgagtataaatttggatttcacagtccgccaatactcacgttcaaaactgaccgatgggacctcagagggttggatatAGGGATagtgacatcatttactcaACAGCTTAAAATGCAGTTCATTTTTTATGCAAAACactagtttaaaagtctgaaagcccgaaactccggTGCCGCATATTAATTAAGCCTCGTACACacccattgcattcttaaattcATGatctcgatccagctctctcaaatatttcaaagCTGGCAATGgtagaccattaaataggaaaattatagttaaaataaacaggtgtctttttgaaatcaaggcttaaaacttgggtcacttagtgtttagttaacatagttttgaaatccaaagaaaaaggagaattgaTTTTTTAGTCATGGTAGCACTTGAAGCCACCTTTTTTATCAGTGGAGAAGTAATTCGTTGATCGATATTAGATTAAGTCCTGTTTCGTGGTAAACTTTAGTTTTTATCTCacactttcttgtttttttatctTATTCGAAAACTCCATCGATACATGACCATTTAATTGTCGCTATTCTTTTCTCATGACAGTTCACTATCCCGCCTTATCGATACCACTCATGCATTTGGTAGCAAAATCTTTCTTTCAGCTCTCTTCAACTACCTTGTCTTCTGTTTTCTGTTGCGATGCATTACCGTCCACGTAGAGACGATtttatttggggggggggggggggctcttaCATTTAAGCTGAAAAGACAAACTAGAGGATATGTGTTATTCACAACCAAGGCATCCATAAATACCtgactttattattcatttattcattcaaaatacttccacgtttctgattggttaaaaccacacgcataattcatcataaccagctgctgttcaccaaatttggaaagaaacttcgtcatattgaatcaatgacgtcaaaagtgcagcccgctgcaaattattgaaccgttgaccgaaaaaagctggggacgagattgttttatttttgttgagtaGAAAAATGAcagcgagtaggtttagaagtttgagccaagaaaatattttgaatgaataataagcaattattgaattcggctttcgtagaatatgaagaattgtacagatctcggaggatgttatccacctcggccttcggccttggtagATAACAcccaccctcctcgacctgcagaattcttcatatcctactcagcctcattcaataattgctaaataacATGAATACGTTAAGTACATATCATGCATCCGTCAACAATgtattttggaattttttcgTCTCGAAGCTAAAAAGCAGATTAAACATCAAGCGtctttatctttttttccttccagctTTAAGGGAGGGGGGGTTTGCAGTCTCTAATAGACCTCAATGCCCCCGCCCCTTCCCCGTCAAAAAGGATTCGAACATAAAGGATCATGTCAATGTCTTACCCAAACGCAATGCAAGTCCTTTCTACATGTGATGGACTTATCATGTTTCacagtttgtaattttaaagcTCCAATAGCTGACAAATAAGTTTTCTAACGTGCTCAATGAACACCCAGCCAACTATGATCCAATAAATGAGTAGGACATAATATGGGGAGTCCTCTTCCTTAATCTCTTCTTTGCTTAAGGTGTCATTGAGGTGGGTGTTTAGTGATAAGTGACGTTTAGACCTCCGATTAAATGAAACGCGTTTTGTCATATAGCAAGTGGTaagtcaaatgcaaaacaaggtGGCATGATTGCGTAAAGAATCAAGAAGCAATTTTTCAGAAGGAATATTTAAAGCTCTTTCCAAAGCGTTAGTTCACTATTGTGCTGGCATTCTGGCTCACTCGGTTTTCATTGGCAACCCTATGCTAAATTTTGCAAATGCCGAACTGATatgagttattttattttacttgttTGATGATTAAGCAAGTAAAGCAGAACTGTTTTACTCATTGGTTGACTTGTGAAAAAAAGGAGGGTGTGATTTGGAGTTATTGGTAAGCTGCAGTCATCCATAACCTCTTATTACTTTATGCTTCTCGCTCTTAAGCTCAAAGAGCGCAATTCCAAGGTGCAGCTCTGTTTGCCACAATCGTGGCCGTTTATTtgctaacaaaacaaataaattattttatctaGAATCGTGATTTATTTCCAGAAAAGGTGCGGAGGGCAAACCCGCCGCGTTAACCCGTTGATACCACCCCTTAACTAACCACCCTGGGAGGGAATAGGGTGGGAAAAACGTTTTCGTCTCGAAGCTAAAAAGCAGACTAAACATCAAGCGTctttatctttctttccttccagcttcatccttgatttgacaTTGGATCATCTCATCGAAAAAGTTTTAATTGTCATTTAGTTATTGAATAATGGTAGATAGGAAGTTAGAGGCTGTAGAGCAGCGAATGCTAGAGCTTGCCATTGCGATAAGTGTAGAAGACAGATATCGTGAAGGAAGGGCTCATTTTTATCTCGGCGGTGCTTACCTCAACCTACCTGATTATCAACAGGCCATAAAAACGTATGCACAAGCATTACCTATTTTCATAGAAATAGGCTGCAGGGCGGAGGAGGGATCAACGTATGGAAATCTAGGATATGcgtatcttagtctaggtaattttaaacaagccattgagaaCTACGAAAAAGAGCTTAGTATttctaaagaagtaggtaatagggctggggagggatcaacctatggaaaaCTGGGAAATGCatatcgcaatctaggtaaatttaaaaaagccattgagtactCCGAAAAACaccttagtattgctaaagaagtaggtaatagggctggggagggatcagcctatggaaatctaggaaatgcctatctttgtctaggtaattttaaacaagccattgagtactacgaaaaagatcttagtattgctaaagaagtaggtaatagggctggggagggatcaacctatggaaatctgggaaatgcctatcttagtctggGTAgatttaaacaagccattgagtactacgaaaaacattaTAGTAtcgctaaagaagtaggggatagggctggggagggatcagcctatggaaatctcggaaatgcctatcgcaatctaggtaacTTAagacaagccattgagtaccacgaaaaacatcttagtattacTAAAgtagtaggtaatagggctggggagggaatagcatatggaaatctgggaaatgcctatcttggtctaggtaattttaaacaagccattgagtactacgaaaaaggtcttagtattgctaaagaagtaggtaatagggctggggagggatcagcctatggaaatctgggaaatggctatcttagtctaggtaattttaaaaaagccattgagtactacgaaaaagatcttagtattgctaaagaagtaggtaatagggctggggagggatcaacctatggaaatctgggaaacgCCTATGTTAGTCTAGGAAATTTTAAagaagccattgagtactatgaaaaacatcttagtattgctaaagaaataGGTAATATGGCTGGGGAGGGATCTAcctataaaaatctgggaaatggctatcttagtctaggtaattttaaacaagccattgactactacgaaaaacatcttagtattgctaaagaagtaggtaatagggctggggagggatcagcttatggaaatctgggaaatgcctatcttagtctaggtaattttgaACAAGCCATTCAGTACtatgaaaaacatcttagtattgctaaagaagtaggtaataggcctggggagggatcagcctatggaaatctgggaaatagCTATGGCAATCTAGGTAATTATAAActagccattgagtactacgaaaaagatcttagtattgctatagaagtaggtaatagggctggggagggatcagcttacggaaatctgggaaatgcctatcacaatctaggtaattttaaacaagccattgagtactgcgaaaaacatcttagtattgctaaagaagtaggtgatAGGGCtcgggagggatcagcctatggaaatctgggaaatgcctatcttagtctaggtaattttaaacaagccattgagtactacgaaaaacatcttagcattgctaaagaagtaggtaatagggctggggagggatcaacctatggaaatctcggaaatgcctatcgcaatctaggtaatttcaaacaagccattgactactacgaaaaagatcttagtattgctaaagaagtaggtgatAGGGCtcgggagggatcagcctatggaaatctgggaaatgcctatcttagtctaggtaattttaaacaagccattgagtactacgaaaaacatcttagtattgctaaagaagtaggtaatagggctggggagggattagcctatggaaatctgggaaatttCTATCTTGGTCTAGGTaactttaaacaagccattgagtactaccaAAAACACCTTAGTATTGGTAAAGAAgcaggtaatagggctggggaggaatcaacctatggaaatctgggaaatgcctatcgcaatctaggtaattttaaacaagccattaaGTACTACAAAAAAGTTCTTGGTATTGCTAAAGatgtaggggatagggctggggagggattaacctatggaaatctgggaaaagcgtatcttagtctaggtaattttaaacaagccattgagtacttcGAAAaggatcttagtattgctaaagaagtaggtaatagggctggggagggaatagcgtatggaaatctgggaaatgcctttTGCAGTCTAGGttattttaaggaagccatggaTTACCATGAACACAGTCTTAGtattttcaaggaaattggAGACTGTCTAGGAGAGGGAATCGCGTGGTATTCGCAAGGTCAAGATCATGAGTTGTTGGGTTCTTTGATTAATGCAGTCAGTTGTTATCGTTCAagtataaaacattttgatgaaacaaggcaTAGTCTGAAGTCAGAAGATGAATTAAAAGTAACTTTTCGTGATTCTTATCGCGTGTCATACACTGCTCTGTGGAGGAcacttttgaagaatggagagattgaagaatctttgtatgctgctgagaaAGGTCGAGCACAGGCTTTGAGCGATATTTTGCAAGATCAATACGGCATTGACTCTCCGTCATTTTCTGCACTTGCTCCGAATCAAACTCTTACAGCTGCATTAGAGCTTTTACCTTCACAAGCCGTTCTTGTGGCACTTGACGAGAACAAGATCACGTTTTGGGTGCTAAGAAAAGACAGCAAGATCAGCTTTCGACAACACGAAATCGCAAATGGAAGTGCTGATTTGTTGATGGAAACATTTTTGAAAGAGATCGGCGTATGGAATGGTATCAAATGCGAGAATCGTTCTTTGGATCCACTACGCAATGACCTGTCTTGCAGCAAAAAATCTATCAGTGAAAAAGGAGTTCTACCATCTTCATCCTCTGTTAACTCTTTACAACCGTTGTATGAAGTCTTACTCGGGCCAATTGCAGACTTGCTCCAAGGAAATGATTTACTCGTTGTTcccgatggaccattttgcttggctccatATTCTGCATTGAGTGAATCTATCAGGATCCGCACCATTCCGTCGTTGACCGCATTTAATGTGATCGTTGGAGCACCTGAAGACTTCCATAGTAAGACTGGTGCACTGCTTGTAGGTGATCCGTGGTTGAAGGAAGTTACTAACAAGAAAGGGGAACCCATTTGGGAACAGCTTCCGTTCGCAAAACAGGAAGTAGAGATGATTGGACAACTTCTGCAGACAACACCACTGACTGGAAAAAGTGCCacgaaagctgaggtgctgaaaagtATGAAATCAGTTGCTTTAGTTCACATTGCAGCACACGGAAGCAAAAAAACGGGAGAAATTGCTTTAGCACCAAATAACGAACGGAAATCGCCAATCCCAGAGGAagacttcattttgaaaatgtcggaTGTTCagaaaatttctcttcgagcaaGACTAGTTGTGCTGAGCTGTTGTCACAGTGGCCGGGGAGAAGTGAAGTCTGAGGGAGTGATGGGAATTgcaagggctttcctgtgtgctggagctcggtctgttttggtgtcactctgggctaTTGATGACGAGGTAACTTTGCTGTTCATGAGAAGCTTCTACCAGCACCTGGTAGATGGACAAAGCGCAAGTACAGCTCTTCAACACGCAATGAAATCTTTGCGAGAGTCAAAGCAGTATTGCGCTATAAagcactgggcgccatttgtgctggttggcgatgatgtcacgctggaatttcaaaaaaaatggTAAGTGAAGTTCGAGTTTAACTGAGAAAACACGAGTACTTTCAAATTGGAAAATTGACGATAGGTATCAAATAGGCCTAAGATGGCATGATAACGAGCTGCTacaatagacaaaagtagtcgggaaggttatgtaaatggtTCGCTCCAGAGCTGTATGtacttcaacccgcttctgttaaagcaCATAAATAGTTTCACCTTCTCTTACATAGACCCCTcgcccctattcaatgttggaaggtaactcaacaatttcccactcaaaccattcagttttgcacattATTGAATGAGgagggaggggagagaagcaatgaagacgtcaaaagtgctaaccttccaaACAGATTTTTTTCTATGATTGTAGCTTGGTAGtgtaaacaattcaaagtttccTCTAACACACTTTTGTcacaaatgtaatttccacatGCATGCACAGTAGCATATTTAAAGGATAAACTTCACATTGGTGGAAAAACTGTTTTCGTTCAGCCTTTTCTGGCTTTTTGTTAACTGGTGAAGTTGGCTCATTTTATCACCTCGTGATGTCTCTTTCGGTGTTTCCGTTCTCCCATAGATCTCTTAACGTCATCTTTTATAAGGAATTCGAAGACAGCATCGTCCTGCATGTAGCCATTCGCATCGGCGCAGTGTGTATGCTCGAAAGAACCAGCTATATTTGGagctgtttttatttatttatttttctttttccagaatcGATGTCGAAGATTCTAGAAGATTACCTAGCAGAGCCTGACGCTTCAGTGATTGCCGAACTTGTAAAAAAAGTAGAACGGGTTAACAATCATGGTTATGCCAGTAGAACAAGCTCCAAAGGTTTTGTAGAAGTTTACTGCGTTAACTAAACCAACAGACTGAGATTATTGTAAGTAAAATTATGACAGAAAACTTAGATCTTTAGTAAAATGCTAGTTTTACCCGTTATTTTGGTATTTCGTGTCTCGTATAACTTCAACAGTCAGTGTTGCTCCAATGGCGATCAAAATAACAGTTCTATAGTTGAGTTGCTGAAAATGATGTTTTATTTAGatctttgaaactgtttttgttgtatgAGTGTAAGCCAGtttcgaaagaaaagaaaaataaaacactttTGCTTATGACCCTTAACATCAGACTTTTACCGTGATAAGGAAAAGAGACGTGACATTTGCAACATTCAAAGATCACAAAATAGAAGGGAAACGAcgggtgaatttttttcctgttcttctgcataacaaatgaatgaaatcatcagcaataaagcagacgtttttcttttcttaattagTTTCCAAGTTATTTATAGGGCTTACTCCCTCGAGTTATCGGTGGTGTTTTTAAGCAAAGTGAAAGAATGTGTTTGCATTCGAAAGTAGTTCAATTCTTGGAATAATAGTTAGGGAACTAACAAATCCGTTGTAAAGTTagaaaaaattctctggagcagattcatagccaccttcacaactggaaaatgttaaggtggctctgaatccgctgcagAGAATTTTTTATACCTTTGAAAAGAGTTTTATTTTAGCCTGCTAACCCACAAATGggttcaccgagttcgtttcTGAGATATAAgcttttgaagacaaaatatataGGGCATTTTTTTAGAAGGCTTTTTCGTTGCTATGTTAAACttttacgtcacattaatgagcaCACCTTGTTAAGAAAtgattcgtgtttcatttgatATCATAACATTTGATGTTATGTGAAACAGTTGGGGTAGATtgaatccttccaaatagtacagttggtTGAAAGTGTTGGTTTGAGCCTCAAGGGAACAAAAGGCTACAGGCAGCCTATACTATGGCCTTTTATTTAGACAATTTCCGTCGCAAGGGTAAACTGATGGTATTTGGATATCCGCGTCATGTAAGGCAACCGAATGTTTAACTTACGTTTTAAACTGAAACCCTAATTTAATGTAAGGCTCTGTTgctttttgcgatttttcatgCAATAACGCGACAAGTTGCAAGTTGCACACTTTACCACTGCCAAAAACAAGGTGAGGAAAATTGCAAAACCCTTCGCGGAAAGTAAAATCCATTGCTACTTTGCGCATTGGTTTACGCAAATTAGCAACGAAGGTTTCAAGCAATGCGTGCTGACGGATTGCGTCATCAGCCAgtgaaatgttcctttaacctcatgaGATCATCGAAAGCCAGACAAATTGCAGGAAACGTTGCCAGGTGTAACAACCGTCAAGCGAATAGCTTTGCAGTGTGAGAACTCTTGTcgaaacaaaaatgaaagacAAGTTGCTCGAAAAATTGCCTAGTGTAGCAGCGCCTTTATGGGTCAAGTAAGTAAGGAAACCATCTAACGTTGGATAAGACAACATACTCTCTATTTGCTTAGCATATAACTTTATTAGAAATCCTAAATATGCTCAGTTTTACAAAATGCATAAATATGTGTCTTCCAAACGCAGATACAAAATACGTTTGTCATGGTAGAGATCTGTAgattaaagtttattttttgaaaaatgttacaaaaaaaGCTTCGAAAACGAAAACACTCGGAAAAGCGATATTAAAACACGAGGCATTCAGCACCCTGGAAAGGAAACAGTGTTAAAGTCGGTGATTAGATGCAGTAACTGTGTATATATCTACAGTTTGTAGGTATGGGCACCGATTTTAAAAGGGTTTCCTTTCAAGGGTCTTTCCTTTTCGACAGCTTCGGTGTGGATACTATCCAAAAGAAACTACAAAGTCCTGGTTTCTAAAGGTTTGCATATATTACTCAATTGCTACTCCGTCCATGAAAACGGTGATTTCTTTTCGTCTTGGTgtaaacgtaaaaaaaaaaccgtatTAAGTTCAGCCACAAACAAAGTCTGGAAAAGTTAAGTAATCAAAATGAAGT
The Montipora capricornis isolate CH-2021 chromosome 10, ASM3666992v2, whole genome shotgun sequence genome window above contains:
- the LOC138019689 gene encoding tetratricopeptide repeat protein 28-like → MVDRKLEAVEQRMLELAIAISVEDRYREGRAHFYLGGAYLNLPDYQQAIKTYAQALPIFIEIGCRAEEGSTYGNLGYAYLSLGNFKQAIENYEKELSISKEVGNRAGEGSTYGKLGNAYRNLGKFKKAIEYSEKHLSIAKEVGNRAGEGSAYGNLGNAYLCLGNFKQAIEYYEKDLSIAKEVGNRAGEGSTYGNLGNAYLSLGRFKQAIEYYEKHYSIAKEVGDRAGEGSAYGNLGNAYRNLGNLRQAIEYHEKHLSITKVVGNRAGEGIAYGNLGNAYLGLGNFKQAIEYYEKGLSIAKEVGNRAGEGSAYGNLGNGYLSLGNFKKAIEYYEKDLSIAKEVGNRAGEGSTYGNLGNAYVSLGNFKEAIEYYEKHLSIAKEIGNMAGEGSTYKNLGNGYLSLGNFKQAIDYYEKHLSIAKEVGNRAGEGSAYGNLGNAYLSLGNFEQAIQYYEKHLSIAKEVGNRPGEGSAYGNLGNSYGNLGNYKLAIEYYEKDLSIAIEVGNRAGEGSAYGNLGNAYHNLGNFKQAIEYCEKHLSIAKEVGDRAREGSAYGNLGNAYLSLGNFKQAIEYYEKHLSIAKEVGNRAGEGSTYGNLGNAYRNLGNFKQAIDYYEKDLSIAKEVGDRAREGSAYGNLGNAYLSLGNFKQAIEYYEKHLSIAKEVGNRAGEGLAYGNLGNFYLGLGNFKQAIEYYQKHLSIGKEAGNRAGEESTYGNLGNAYRNLGNFKQAIKYYKKVLGIAKDVGDRAGEGLTYGNLGKAYLSLGNFKQAIEYFEKDLSIAKEVGNRAGEGIAYGNLGNAFCSLGYFKEAMDYHEHSLSIFKEIGDCLGEGIAWYSQGQDHELLGSLINAVSCYRSSIKHFDETRHSLKSEDELKVTFRDSYRVSYTALWRTLLKNGEIEESLYAAEKGRAQALSDILQDQYGIDSPSFSALAPNQTLTAALELLPSQAVLVALDENKITFWVLRKDSKISFRQHEIANGSADLLMETFLKEIGVWNGIKCENRSLDPLRNDLSCSKKSISEKGVLPSSSSVNSLQPLYEVLLGPIADLLQGNDLLVVPDGPFCLAPYSALSESIRIRTIPSLTAFNVIVGAPEDFHSKTGALLVGDPWLKEVTNKKGEPIWEQLPFAKQEVEMIGQLLQTTPLTGKSATKAEVLKSMKSVALVHIAAHGSKKTGEIALAPNNERKSPIPEEDFILKMSDVQKISLRARLVVLSCCHSGRGEVKSEGVMGIARAFLCAGARSVLVSLWAIDDEVTLLFMRSFYQHLVDGQSASTALQHAMKSLRESKQYCAIKHWAPFVLVGDDVTLEFQKK